CGGGGCGAATGAACGCACGTGGTTCGATGGCATCTCCTACGAAGCCGCCGCGCCGGTGAACGCGGTCCGCTATGTGGATGCGACCACCGGCAATACGACGCGCTGGGACGCCACGACCTTCGCACCGGCTGCCGATGGTGTGACCGGCGCGGACAACAATTGGGAGCGGCGAGCGCTTGGAAACAGCGGCACGGTCTTCGAAGCGAACTTCGAGGCTCCGGAAAACGCACCGCTGCTGGTGACCGAGTTGACCGGTCTGACGCCTTCGACCTCCTACGTCCTTTACGCCTACTTCTGGACCGATGGTGGAAACTGGCGGCTCAAGGCATCCGTCAGTGTCGGCGACATCCAGATCAATGGCACGCCGGGAAACCTGGCCGACGACTTCCTCCCCACCACGCCGCCCACGCATTTCGCGGCGAACGACAACGCCGGGGGCACCGCCACGGTGGGCTCGCTGGCCTCGGCCACGACGTTCACGATTGCTCCGCTGGTCACGGAAGGAAATCGCACGCTGATGCACGCAAACCTCGGCACCGCGACCAGCGACGCGGGCGGCTCGATCAAGGTTTACATCGACGACTTCGCCGCCGGCAGCGCGGTGCCGCGCACGTGGTATGATGGCGTCGGCTACAAGCCGGCCCTGGCGCTCGAGCCGGCGCAGGACGAGGACGGCGATGGACTGACCAATGGCCAGGAGGCAACGCTGGGCACCGATCCCTACTTGGTCGATACCGACGGGGATTCCCATGGCGACAAGGTGGAGGTCGATGCGGGCTCCGATCCGCTCAAGGCCACGTCGATCCCGCCGCTGCCAGGCAACGGCATCGGCATCGCTCCGGACGGCGCGTGGACGTGGTTCAATGATGAGCGCGCGATCTTCCATCAGGGTTCGCTCTTCACCGGCTACGTGAAGGGCAACGGCCAGTATGGCATCACCCGCTACGATCCCGCGGCGCATGAGGTCTTTCACATGGTCATCAGCACCGCGGCCTCGCAGCAGCAGGATGACCACAACAACCCGTCGATCACCGTGTTGCCAGATGGGAAGCTGCTGGTGATCTACTCGAAGCATCATGGCGGCTCGCAATTCTATCAGCGCACCTCGCTGGTGCCGCTGCCGTCCACCAATGCCGATTGGGGCCCGGAGATCACGGTGGCGATGCCGAACAACCACACCTACTCAAACGCCTACCTGCTAACCGGGGAAAGCAACGCGATCTACAATTTCTCCCGCTGCGTCAACTTCAACCCGACGATCACCAAGTCGCTCAACAACGGTGTCACCTGGGAGACGCCGCAGCAGATGATCGAGGTCGGCACCAATAACGTGCGGCCCTACTCGCGCTATTGCTCGAACCACACCGACCGCATCGACCTGATCTATACCGACGGCCACCCGCGGGACGTGGACAATTCGATCTACCACATGTTTTACAAGGCGGGCGCGTTCTGCAAAACCGACGGGACGCTGATCGACACGATGGCGAACCTGCCGCTCGACCATCAGGGCGGGCAACGCGGGTCGGTGATCTATCAATATTCCAATGCGGCGTGGGGCTTGGGGCAGGGGCCGGACCACTGGATCCCCGGTGCGCGAGGGTGGACGTGGGATGTTCACTACGGCACTGGCGGGAATCCGGTGTGCGTGTTCCAGGTGCAGACCGGCACCGATGCGACGTGGGCGACCTCGCGGATCTTTTACTACTTCGCCCGCTGGAACGGCACGGCTTGGGAGCGGAAGTTCATCGCTCAAGGCGGGCGCGGCATTTACGCGGCGGAGTCGGATTACGGCGGCGGCATGTCGATCGATCCCTCGCACCCGAACGTCATCTACATTTCCTCGAACGCGGCGAATCCCTTCAACCTCGCCGACGTCAGCAACGTGCCGCTGCGGGCGAATGCGCGCTATGAACTCTACCGCGGTGTCACCACCGATGGCGGGCAGACCTTCACGTGGGAGCAGCTCACCACGAATTCGGAGCGCGATAATCTGCGGCCGATCGTGCCGGAGAACCACGGCTACGAACGCGCGCTGCTGTGGTTCAACGGCACCTACAGCTCCTACACCAACTACAACACGCGGGTGCTGGCGATCATGGAGAACAGCCTCTCGATGCGCTCGTCGAGCTTCGGCGGGAACACCGCCACGCTGACGTGGAACTCCTCGCCGGGTCAGATGTATCGAATCACCGGTTCGGCCGATCTTGCCGGCTTTCCACTGGAGGCGGCCGCTGCGATCGAGTCGCAGGGCGGTACCACGAGCCACACGTTTGCCTTTCCACTGCCGCTCCATAACGCTCCCAAGGCGTTCTTCCGCGTCGAGACCGAGTGAGCGGCGCGGTCAATCTTCCCATCGACAAGTTTCAACCGGGCTTTTAGGCTGTGAAAAACCCTATTTTGAGCGAACTCACGCGCATCCTCGAGACGGCTGGCGGGAACGCACTCCCCATGTCGGCGGAGCTGTTGCCGCTGGTCTATGACGAGTTGCGCAATGTCGCGCGCGCGCGCATGTCGGATCTGGCTCCCGGCCAGACGCTGCAGCCGACCGCGCTGGTCCACGAGGCGTGGCTCAAGCTTTCCAGCGAGGAAGGCCGGGTGTGGAACGACCGCGCGCACTTTTTCCGCGCTGCGGCGCAGGCGATGCGCCAGATCCTGGTGGACCGCGCGCGCGCCAAGTCCACCCGCAAGCGCGTCGTGAACCCGGAGGTCTTCGAGATGCAGCAGTTTGACCTCGCCGATGCGACGCTCGACGAGCGCGTGCTGCTGGTGGACGAGATGATGACCCGTCTAGAGGCCGAAGAGCCGGACAGCGTGCGGCTGATCACCCTCAAGTTTTTCGGCGGGCTCACCAACCAGGAGATCGCGGCGATGGATGGCGTGACCGAGCGGACCGTGGAGCGCCATTGGGCCTACGCGAAGGCGCTGCTCTTCCAGATGATCCGCGATGAGACCGGCGATGAAGCAGCCACCGTCGATTAACCGGCTGCTGTTTGTTGCGGCATCGAACTTTTCCACCGCGGAGGAAAGGCGGGCGTTCCTTGAATTCGCCTGTCGCGACGATGAGGCGCGGCTTAAGCGGCTGGAGGTTTTGTTAGAGGCACGCGGCGAAGCGGAGGAATTCTTCGAGTTCCAGCCGGCGGTGGAGCCGGTCCTCGAGACGCCGGGCGAAGGGGAGGGCGGGCTGGGCGCGCGCATCGGTCCGTATCGGCTGATCGACCGGCTCGGTGCGGGTGGCTGTGGCGTCGTTTATCTCGCCGAGCAACAGGAGCCAGTGAAGCGCAAGGTGGCGCTCAAGATCATCCGGCTCGGCATGGATACGGAGAGCGTGATCGCGCGCTTCGCGATGGAGCGGGAAGCGCTGGCGCTGATGGATCACCCCAACATTGCGCGGGTGCTCGATGCGGGCACCACCGCCTCGGGGCGTCCGTTCTTCGTGATGGAGCTGGTGGATGGCGAAAGGATCACCGACTACTGCGACCGCAAGCGGCTCGGCCTGCGTGAACGGCTGGATCTTTTCACGCGCGTCTGCGAGGCGATCCAGCATGCTCACCAGAAGGGTGTCATCCACCGCGACATCAAGCCGTCGAACGTGCTGGTGCGCGATCATGATGGCCGCGCGGAACCGAAGGTCATCGACTTCGGCATTGCCAAGGCCACCGCCGGCGGGTTCGACGGCGAGGTGACCTACACGAAGGTCGGCCAACTCGTCGGCACGCCCGCTTACATGAGTCCGGAGCAGGCGGAAGGAGGCACGGACATCGACACGCGCAGCGACATTTACAGCCTGGGCGCGATGCTGTGCGAACTGCTGACCGGCCGGGCTCCCTTCAGCCCTGAGCAATTCAAGGACCGCGGCCCCGATGAGATACGCAGCATCTTGCGCGAGGAGGAGACCGGGATGCCGTCGAACCGGCTGCGCAGCATTTCGAAGGACGAGATCGGAACGATCGCGGAGCACCGCGCCGCCGACCCGCAGCGGCTGCCGGGGCAGCTTGCCGGTGACCTGGACTGGATCGTCATGAAGGCGATCGAGAAAGACCGGACCCGCCGCTACGAGACCGCGAATGGTCTGGCGATGGACGTGCATCGCTATCTCAATGAGGAGCCGGTGCTCGCGCGTCCGCCGAGCCGCGGCTACCTGCTGATGAAGATGGTGCGGCGCAACCGCATCACCTTCGCCGCTGGCAGCGTGGCGCTGGCCGGCTTGCTCGGTGGCTTCGGGGTTTCGACGTGGCTGTTCCTCCGCGAGAAGGATGCCCGCGAGGAGCAGGCTCGGCTGCGGCTGGTGGCCGAGCAGGCCCGCGTCAATGCCGAGGAGGCGCGCGCCAACGAGGAAGGACTGCGCAAGAAGGCCGAGGCGGCGGACCTGGTGACTCAGGCGGCCGTGCTGGTGCGCTACAAGGAGATGGCACAAGCCGACGAATTGCTGGCGGCGCTCGTCCCCGATCAGACCCCGCGGTCCCTGGAGGCGGCGGACACGCTGAGGGCGGTGGCGGAGTGGAATCTCACGCAAGGGCGATGGCAGGCGGCGGCGGAACGCTTCAGTGCGCTGGTCCCGGTCATCACCAGTGTGGACCTGACCGATACCGACCAAACCTCGCGGATCCTGATGCCAGCGGCCACCGCCATCAAGGAATGGGGGCAGCCGGAGCAGTACAAACGCTTCCGCGAGCTGGCGATAAGCCGCTTTGCGGAGTCGGCGAATCCGGCGGTCGCCGGACAGGTGGTCAAAGCCATCCTCCTGGAGCCGGCGGACAGCGGCACGCTGAAAGCCGTGACACCCTTGGCGGCGGTGCTGGAGGCGTCAATGAAGGGGGAGGAGATGGAGAAGAATCCATACCTCGCGGGGTGGCGGCAGTTCTCGCTCGCACTGGCTGCCTATCGCCAAGGGTATCTCGACACGGCGGGCTACTGGACCCGGCGGAGTTTGGCCTCGCCCGCGAGCACCGGCTCGCTCACCACGTCGAATCGCATCTTGCTGGCGATGATCGATTTCAAGCAGGGGCGGATTGACGATGCGCGGGCTGCATTGAAGGACGCCCGCCAACAGGTCGGGAAATGGGAGGCCGCCCCCTTCCAGCTTGGAGCGACGGTGGACCTCTGGTTCGACTGGGGGAACGCGCGGATTCTGCTGGGGGAAGCGGAGCGGATGGTGGCGCCGCCGAAAGACTGAGGAGACCCCGGTTTTGTTCTGGGAGGGAGGGGAGGCGTTTGAAGCGGTCCGCGGCACGGGCCGTTCACCATCCGTAGATCCCGCAGGTCGCGTCCTTTGACAGGAATCGATTCAGTGATCCTGTGGGGCACCCCGGAAAAAGTTGCGGAGCCGTGTCGGGGTTTTCGGCGGCTTCTCGTTTGTCCCTTGAATCCCACTTCCTCGGCGTGCTTGCCGAGGACGTCCCCAAGCCCGGGGGACGACTTGATCCCCGCCAAATCCAGAGTTCGTAACCCAATGAAATCCAATAATTCATCGATTTATTCGTTCGCATCGTCCGTATCCCGAGCGGCAGCGATCATGGCTCTCGCCGCCACGCCCGGTGCCTATGCCGTCAGCGCCACCTGGAACGGAACGACCGATGCCACCTGGGCGACCGCAGGGAACTGGAGCGCTTCGCCGGTGCCCGGAACCGCCACCGGTGAGATTGCCACCTTCGCCAATGCCGGTGGAGCGGATGATGTGATCAATCTGGGAGGCGGAGTCAGCATTCGCACCCTCGCTTTCGACAATGCGGCCGCGGCCGCCTACACCATCGGAACGGGCGCGGCCGGCAGCCAAAACCTGACGCTGGAAGGCACGGGCGCTATCACGATGAGTGCCACCGTGGCGGCGAACCAGTTGGTCAATGCCAACGTCAACCTCGGGACCGCCGCGGGAGCGGAGGCCTTTACGATCACCAACAGCAAGGCGGCGGCTTCCAATAGCCTGACCATCGCGGGCGGGATCTCCACCACCCAGACGGGAGCCAAGTCGCTGACGGTCAACGGCACGGGCGTGATCAATATCAGCGGTGCGATCGCCAACGGCAGTGGCACGATCGCCCTCGCCAAAGCGGGTGCCAACGTGCTGACGCTTTCCGGTGCGAACAGCTACTCCGGCGGCACCACCATCACTGGTATCCTGAATGCCTCGAACAACACCGCGCTGGGCAGCGGCAACGTGACCGTCAATGGCGGCGTTGCGGGCAACCAACTCCAGCTTGGCAGCGGCGTCACGATGGCCAATTCCCTGACGCTGGCCGGTGGCGGCGCTACCGCCCAAGGGGCCTTGTGGGTCCCTGCGGGAAGCGCGACTTACGACGGGACGATTGCGATCACCGGTGCGGTCACGGCGGGCGCTTTCTTCGCTACCGGCGGCGGCACGCTTACCCTCAACAACAACATCACCAGCACGGGTCCTGCGGTCACCGTGCGGACCGGATACGTCAAAGTCACGGGTGCCCAGAGCTACACCTCCGGCACCACCTTGGCAAACGGGGGCGCGGCGATTCAATTTGTCCGGACCACGTCCATGCCGGCCACCGGAGCGGTGACCATGACCACCGGCACCACGCTTTCCGCCAATGTCGGAGGCGCGGGTCAATTCACTTTGGGAGCGGGCACCAACACCGCTGGTACGATCGGCGGATTGATTGCCGGCGTCGGCGGTCAAGGGGCTGCGGTCGTCCTTCCGGCGGGATCGCAGATCGGCATCGACACCACGGACGCGGCCGGCACGCAGACGTGGAGTGCCCCGTTCACCACGACGAACAACGTCGGCTTGGTGAAGCTGGGAACAGGCACGCTGGAGTTGACCAGCGGCGGCACCTACACGGGGGGCGGTGCCCAAGGGTTCCCCCTCATTGCCCGCCAAGGAACGCTGCTGCTCAGCGGCGGCACCCACACCGCCAATGGTGAGGTGGTCGTGGGCGGCACCTTCGGCACGGCGCCGGGAGCTCCTGGCTATGACGCCACCCTGCAGGTGGACGCGGGATCGCTTACCACCACGGGCTACCTTTCGCTCGGTCGCGGCAATGGCACCGGAGCCGTTTCCTCCAACCTGACGGTCAACAACGCCGCCACGGTCACCGCGGCGAACTTCAGCGCGGGCTTCAACGTCGCTGCGGCCAATCTTCCCAAGGGTGCGGTCACCCTTAACAACACCTCGGCGCTGACCGTCAGCGGCATCTATCGTTTGGGCGAATCGACCGGGTCGAACATGACGATGACGCTGAACAATTCCGCGCAGCTCATCGCATCCGCGGGAGTCGGCGCCAAGCGCATCGGCGATGCGGGAACCGGTGTTTTGACGCTCAACGATTCCAGCTCGGCTGCCTTTGGCACCGGTCCGACGGCCGGCACGGCTCTCGGGGTCCAGATCGGTGCCGTCGGTGGCAATGGCACGGTCAATATCAACGGCGCGGCCACGGCCACCTTCAGCGGACCGACGCTGTCGCTGTATGTCGGCTATCGCACGGGCACGGGTGTCGTCAATATGACGGGCGGCACCTTGACCACGACCGGCGAAGTGCGGGTCGGTGGTTCGGACGTCAATGGTGCCGACAACGGGAGCGGCACCTTCAATCTCTCCGGCGGAGCGGCGAACCTCGGTGGCGGGCTGACCTTGGGACGCGGCAACAACGCCGCCGCCTTGCTGACCGGCACGGCGAACGTCAGCGGCGGCACACTCACTCCGCAGACCGACATCATTCTGGGATTCGCTGGAGCCGCCGGCACCCTTGGAAAGATGGTGATCAGCGGGACCGGTGTGGTGAATGTCGGCCCTACGGCCGCTAGAACGTTCGTGATGAGCACCTTCGATACCGCGAAGTCCCAGCTCGATATCACAGGTGGATCGCTCAATCTCGGCAACAATTCTTCGATCAAATTCTTCACCGGTAACGTGGGGACCTCGGGAACTGCGGTCGTCAATCAGACGGGCGGCGCGGTGACTTTCTACAGCGATGCCGGCACGACGGTGGGGGGCACGGGCGTGCTTGATCTCGCGGTTTTCGGCTCCGCCACCTCTGCCAGCACCTACAACCTCGACGGCGGCATCCTGACCGTGCCGTCGGTCGTTTCCTCGAACACCGCGGGAACGCGCCTCTTCAACTTCAATGGCGGCACGCTCAAGGCGGCGGTGGACGGCACGCTCCTGAACCTCACCACGACCTCGGCCACCGTCCGGGCAAATGTCCGTGACCTAGGCGCGACCATCGACACCAACGGGCGTAACGTCACGATCCCGCAGGCGCTCGAAGCCAGCACGGTCCTCGGCGACGTCGGTAACGGCGGCCTCACCAAGAAGGGAGCGGGCACGCTGAAGCTCAGCAGCTTCTCCAACACCTACACCGGCACCACCAACGTGGATGCCGGGACGCTGGATCTCGACGGCGTTGTGAACTCGAACGTCGTCGTGAAAAGCGGAGCCGTCCTCACCGGGGTCGGCACGACGAACGGCACGCTGACGATGCAGGGCGGGTCCACGCTTACGGCTTCGACCACCGCGCCACTTCTCACCAATGGCGTTGTTTTCTCAGGTCCGACGAACCTGGTTTTCACCGGCACGCCGTCAAATGGCGTTCCTTATCCCCTGTTTTCTTACGGATCCGGTTCAGTCACCGGTCTATCGAACCTGTCTTCCTCCGGATTCCGCACCAACATCTCCGCCGACATCGCCAACCAGCGGATCATGGGGACTGTCACTACTGCCAATTTGACCTGGAATACCAGCAGCGGCACGTGGGCAGTGAACACCGGCGGGTGGACGGGCGGAGCGACCAGCTATTTCAACGGTGATACCGTCACCTTCAATGAGCGTCCGGCTGCGAGCACAGTGACGCTCAACGGGGTGCTATTGCCTGCCTCGGTCGTGGTGAACAACACCAGCAACCCGTATGTCTTCACCGGGACCGGTTCGATCGGCGGTGAAGCTATCTTGACCAAGAGTGGCGCAGGGGCGCTTACCCTTGCGACTGCCAACTCCTATACGGGCGGAACGATCCTCGGAGGCGGCACCCTGAATCTCGACAACGCTTCGGCGCTGGGAACGGGCCTGCTGACCATCAACGGCGGCACGCTTGATAACACCAGCGGTGACGCGATCGTGATGACAGGCAACTTCCCGCAACTGTGGAATGCCGACATCAACTTCACGGGCACCCATAGCCTCGACATGGGCACGGGCGGAGTGGCCATCGTCGGCACGGTGGAAACCGACCGCGCCGTCACGATTGCTGCAAACACGCTCGGTGTGGGGGAAATCACTTCCACGGCCCTCGGCCTGATCAAGCAAGGCCCGGGCACGCTCACGGTGAACACCTTGGGCATCCAAGCGAACGGCAGCGTAATTGCCGGAACCTTGAATGTGGCTGCCGGGGCTCTCCAGATCAACCGGACGGGTGGTACGGACCCCACTAGCGGCGACTTCACCGCGGCTGGGATCGACGGCACGGGCACGATTTCCAACGGCGCTGCCGTGGAACGCTGGCTGATCATCAACACCGCCGGCAACAATACCTTCAACGGCACGCTGACGAACGGCGGCACCGGTGGGCTCGGCTTCGACAAGCAAGGAACCGGCAGCGTCACGCTGTCCGGAACGCTCTCCTACACCGGCACCACGACGGTGGACGCCGGCACCCTGAGCATCCCGGTGGCGAATACGGGCACGGGCACTGGTGCCTCCGTGAACGCAGGCACCCTGGTCCTGGGAAATCCAGCGGCCCTCGGCACGCCGGCCAATCCGGCGGCTCCGAACACCATCCGGCTGGCGGGCAACGCCGTTTCGACCCTCGACCTCGCGCACGATGGCGGCGGCCCTACCTACGGCTTCGTTTTTGGCACGACGACCAACGCGACGATCCTCGTCAACCGTGCGACGGCGGGCGCTGGTCTTAACCACACTCTGATGACCGTCGGCGCTGCGGGAGTGGGCGCGGGCACCCTTACGGTCTCCAGCGGTGCCAATGTCACCTCCGGAACGAGCCGCCTCACCTTCACCCAATTCGGGCTCGGTGCCGATACGGTGCAGACGACGGTGCTCAATCCCACGACCGCGAGCGTCATTGTGGGTGCCGTTTCGAAAGTGGTGAACGCCACCGCCCAGACCCTCGAACTGGGTGGCACCAGCGTGGACAACCAGATCACCGGCCTGATCGCCAATGGCACGGCCACCGTCTCGGTGGGCAAGTCGAACAGCAGCACTTGGACGATCTCCGGGGCGAACAACACCTACACCGGGGGCACCCGGATTGGCGCTGCCAACGGCGCCGGAGTCCTGCGCGCCACGGCGAGCGGAGCGCTTGGCACCGGCACCATCTCCTTCGACGGTTCCGGCGGCGCTGCCCCAGGCGGCCCTACCAGCCGGTTGGAGCTCTCGAACGGGATCACGCTTGCGAACGCGATCACGCTCAACCAGCGCAACAACGCCAGCGCGGCTATCCTCAACGTCAGCGGCAACAACACGCTCAGCGGTGCCATCGACCTCAATATCGGCGGTAACCGGGCCAATATCCAATCGGATGCCGACCTGCTGACGCTGTCCGGGCCGATTCTGACCACCACCGCTAACACGCGTAACCTCTACCTCGGCGGGGCGGGCAATGGCTTGGCGAGTAACGCCATTTCCAACGGCACCGGCACCCTCAACCTGACCAAGGAAGGCACCGGCACCTGGACGCTGACCGGGACCAACATTTATACGGGAACCACCACGGTCACCGATGGCACCCTGAGCATTGCCCAGGCCACGCTCTCGAACACCGCTGCCGTCACCGTGGGCACCACGGCGGTGCTCAACCTGACGCATGGTGCGACCGACACGGTGGACCGCTTCTTCATCGGCGGGGCCGAGCAAGCCTCTGGCACCTGGGGTAGCCTGACTTCCTCGGCCACCAACAAGACCGCCCGCATTACCGGCTCCGGGATCCTGTTCGCGACGAATGGCGTGGCAGTCAGCGGCTTCGGCTCGTGGGGAACCGCACTCGGCCTCACCGCCGGTGTGAACGACGGTGTCGCCCAGAGCCCGGACAACGACGGCTTCGAGAACGGCACCGAATACATCCTCGGCGGCCACCCGCTCAACGGCAGCAACAATCCGAAGATCTACTCCCTGATCGCCGACAGTGACGACGCTGGCAGCGAGAAGGAGCTGATCATGACGATCGCGGTGCCGCAGGGCACACCGGCCTTCCCGGCGGGATCGCCGACCTCGACGGTCACCTTCGAGGGCTTCGGCATCACGGTCCGCGGCTCCACCGACCTCGCCACCTACCCGGTGACGGTGAATCCGGTGGCTGCGGTCATCCCGGCCGGAGCAACCAATCCGCTGGTTCAAGGCGGCATCACTTACGAATACCGCTCCTTCAGTCTCGGCGGATCGAACGGCACCACCGGCAAGGGCTTCCTGCAGGTGATCGTGACGAATCCAGCGCCATGATCGATCTGACCACCCTTCTCTTGGGTTAATGGGTTGCCGGGAACCGTGGGAACGGTTCCCGGCCTTTTTTTGCCCTCGGGATAGACTACCGCGGAAGCATGGGGCCCCACGGCGGCCCCTTCTTTTCCGGGAATCGACACGGGCGTGGCTTCGCTCCATGGTCCCGCCCGTGAAGCCAACTGACCTCACCCTGCTCGGCCACTCCGAGAACCGCCTGCCGGCGAGCCCGGACGAGGCGACGCTGGAGACGTTTCCGAATTGCCGGCCCGGCCGGAAGTTCTGGATCACGCTCGATTGCCCGGAGTTTTCCTCACTGTGTCCCGTCACCGGCCAGCCCGACACCGCGCACATCGTGATCCGCTACGTTCCCGGCGAGCGCTGCGTGGAAACGAAGTCGCTCAAGTTCTACATGGCCTCGTTCCGCAACCTGCCGGCCTTCAACGAGGAGATCGTCAACCGCGTGCTCGATGATCTGGTCGAGGCGATGCAGCCAGTCGAGATCACGGTGAGCGGCAAGTTCGGCGCCCGCGGCGGGATCCAGCTTACGTGCGAGGCGAGTCACCCGGAGAGTTGAAGTTCCAAGTAAGAAGTTCCAAGTGCCAATGAAGACTGTGGTCTTGCTGAGTGGCGGGATGGATTCCGTCACTGCCTTTTACCAAGTGCTCCGCGAGCATGATGTGGTCGCGGCGCTGTCGTTCGACTATGGCTCGAAGCACAACGCTTGTGAGATTCCCTTCGCGAAGCTGCATGCGGAACGAGCCGGTGTGCCGCATCGGACGATCGATCTCGGGTTCATGAACGAGTGCTTCGCCTCCGACCTGCTGAAGAGCGGCGGCGATATTCCTGACGGCCACTATGCCGAGGAGAACATGAAGCGGACGGTGGTGCCGTTCCGCAATGGCATCATGCTCGCTGTTGCTTGTGGCTTTGCTGAGAGCGTCGAGGCGGATGCTTTGGCGATCGCGGCTCACTCGGGCGATCATGCGATTTATCCGGACTGCCGGGAGCCCTTTATGCAGGGCATGGCCGCTGCGATGGAGGCGGGCACTTATGCACGCATCCAACTGCTGCGGCCGTTCATCGCGATGGACAAGACGGGCATTGCCCGGCGTGGCGTGGAGCTGGGGATCGACTTTGCCGAGACGTGGTCCTGCTACAAGGGCGGCGAGATTCATTGCGGGACCTGCGGGACCTGTGTGGAGAGGCGGGAGGCGTTCCTGTTAGCCGGACTTCCCGATCCGACGGTCTATCTGGCGACGCCGGAGATTCCGGAGGCTCCGAGGTAGAGGCGGTGCGTGACCGCTGGAAGCTGGGGGTCGGCCGCATCGGAGACAGACGGGCGACACGTGGGCACAATGTTGCGGCCTGTGCCGCTGAAGTGCGACGGTCATAGACCGACGCTACATTTCATTTCACCGTGTAACGCGAGGGGCCTTCCGAGGGCTTTGGAATCTCCATCATCTGGTCGTAGTCGCCTTCCTCGCAGCAGCGCACGAAGCCTTCGGCATAGCTCTTCAGCTTGTCCCAGCACTCGCGGATTTCCTTCGCCTCTTTCTTGCTGATGGAGTGGTCGAGCGCGGCGGTGGAGATCTGTTGGAGGAGCACGGAGAACTGGCCGACGATCTCGTTGGTCGCCGGCAGCACTTGGAAGCCCTTTTCGCAGGAACTCTTCGGGTTCCGCACGAAGTAGCCGCCGGTCTGTTGGCAGAGCCACTCTACGATCCGCAGGTCGCTGCTCAGCTCGATGATTTTCATCAGCCGGTCGAGGGGGTTGCGGCTGCCGCTGCCGTCATCGCTTTGCTTCTCCGCCCACTTGTAGACGAGCGAGAGCGAGATGCCCAAGTCCGAGGCCACGGCTTTGGGGCTGGTTTTGGCGAACGCGTTGCGCAGCACTTCATGGCTTTCCATGCGCGCGACCCTAGCAGGTGCGCGGGCGCTGCAAATGCGAAATTATAACCGTCAAACCTCCGCCATATCTGCCGCCGTCGCCAGTGACAGGGCTGCGATGTCTTCCACCTCCGCAACTGACTGAACTTGTGCCAGCCGCTGGCGCAGCTCCTTGGCCCCCGGAAAGCCCTTGCAGTAGGCCATCAGGCGGGCGCGCATGGACATCATCGCGTGCTTTTCCGCGCCGTACCGTGCGCTGTTCACCGCGAGCCGGCAGTGGCGCAGGACCAGCGACCAGCGGTCCTCGAGCGGCACCGGAGGCAGCGTTTCGCCGGTCTCCAGGAAATGTTTCGCCTCGCG
This sequence is a window from Luteolibacter arcticus. Protein-coding genes within it:
- a CDS encoding BNR-4 repeat-containing protein, producing the protein MHPVILASPGSMPVIRALFASALACLSAARGDLTYVDATSGAGGNTTLANGTSYTPPLNGTNGADQQWEQRTVFGSGGNVYESGGEGGENAPELRMKLTGLVAGGTYRVRVHFWDAGPAWRIRAGFNSSPGGNTLFANQAEAAGIGATGAVAASTLSYALVPTTFVEDDRTMYSADLGTTLANGSGEIPVFIDDLAPVLGANERTWFDGISYEAAAPVNAVRYVDATTGNTTRWDATTFAPAADGVTGADNNWERRALGNSGTVFEANFEAPENAPLLVTELTGLTPSTSYVLYAYFWTDGGNWRLKASVSVGDIQINGTPGNLADDFLPTTPPTHFAANDNAGGTATVGSLASATTFTIAPLVTEGNRTLMHANLGTATSDAGGSIKVYIDDFAAGSAVPRTWYDGVGYKPALALEPAQDEDGDGLTNGQEATLGTDPYLVDTDGDSHGDKVEVDAGSDPLKATSIPPLPGNGIGIAPDGAWTWFNDERAIFHQGSLFTGYVKGNGQYGITRYDPAAHEVFHMVISTAASQQQDDHNNPSITVLPDGKLLVIYSKHHGGSQFYQRTSLVPLPSTNADWGPEITVAMPNNHTYSNAYLLTGESNAIYNFSRCVNFNPTITKSLNNGVTWETPQQMIEVGTNNVRPYSRYCSNHTDRIDLIYTDGHPRDVDNSIYHMFYKAGAFCKTDGTLIDTMANLPLDHQGGQRGSVIYQYSNAAWGLGQGPDHWIPGARGWTWDVHYGTGGNPVCVFQVQTGTDATWATSRIFYYFARWNGTAWERKFIAQGGRGIYAAESDYGGGMSIDPSHPNVIYISSNAANPFNLADVSNVPLRANARYELYRGVTTDGGQTFTWEQLTTNSERDNLRPIVPENHGYERALLWFNGTYSSYTNYNTRVLAIMENSLSMRSSSFGGNTATLTWNSSPGQMYRITGSADLAGFPLEAAAAIESQGGTTSHTFAFPLPLHNAPKAFFRVETE
- a CDS encoding ECF-type sigma factor → MSELTRILETAGGNALPMSAELLPLVYDELRNVARARMSDLAPGQTLQPTALVHEAWLKLSSEEGRVWNDRAHFFRAAAQAMRQILVDRARAKSTRKRVVNPEVFEMQQFDLADATLDERVLLVDEMMTRLEAEEPDSVRLITLKFFGGLTNQEIAAMDGVTERTVERHWAYAKALLFQMIRDETGDEAATVD
- a CDS encoding serine/threonine protein kinase translates to MKQPPSINRLLFVAASNFSTAEERRAFLEFACRDDEARLKRLEVLLEARGEAEEFFEFQPAVEPVLETPGEGEGGLGARIGPYRLIDRLGAGGCGVVYLAEQQEPVKRKVALKIIRLGMDTESVIARFAMEREALALMDHPNIARVLDAGTTASGRPFFVMELVDGERITDYCDRKRLGLRERLDLFTRVCEAIQHAHQKGVIHRDIKPSNVLVRDHDGRAEPKVIDFGIAKATAGGFDGEVTYTKVGQLVGTPAYMSPEQAEGGTDIDTRSDIYSLGAMLCELLTGRAPFSPEQFKDRGPDEIRSILREEETGMPSNRLRSISKDEIGTIAEHRAADPQRLPGQLAGDLDWIVMKAIEKDRTRRYETANGLAMDVHRYLNEEPVLARPPSRGYLLMKMVRRNRITFAAGSVALAGLLGGFGVSTWLFLREKDAREEQARLRLVAEQARVNAEEARANEEGLRKKAEAADLVTQAAVLVRYKEMAQADELLAALVPDQTPRSLEAADTLRAVAEWNLTQGRWQAAAERFSALVPVITSVDLTDTDQTSRILMPAATAIKEWGQPEQYKRFRELAISRFAESANPAVAGQVVKAILLEPADSGTLKAVTPLAAVLEASMKGEEMEKNPYLAGWRQFSLALAAYRQGYLDTAGYWTRRSLASPASTGSLTTSNRILLAMIDFKQGRIDDARAALKDARQQVGKWEAAPFQLGATVDLWFDWGNARILLGEAERMVAPPKD